GGACGCGACCATCGAGAACGTCGGCGGCGAGACGGGGAGGACGGATATCGAACTCGTCGTCGGGTACAGTCCGGAAGTCGAGGACAGCGAGATGTTGACGCTCGGACCGGGCGACAGTCAGACGATCACTCTCGTATTCCGGGCGGGACAGCCCTCGGGCGGTCGTGAGGAGTTCCCCGTCCGGGTCGACACCGGCGCGCACACGGTCACTGAAATGGTCGTCGTCACGGACGAGCAAAACGGAACGGCGGATCCGGCGCTGTTCGAGGCGACGAACTTACAGACGAACTCGCCCGTCGGCGGCGGTGAACTGCTCGAGGTAGACGCGATCATCGAGAACGTCGGCGGCGAGACGGGGAGGACGGATATCGAACTCGTCGTCGGCTACAGTCCGGAGGTCGAGGACAGCGAGATGCTGACGCTCGGACCGGGCGACAGTCGGGCGATTACCCTCACGTTCCGGGCAGGACAACCCTCGGGTGGTCGCGAATCGTTCCCCGTCCGGGTCGACACCGGCGCGCACACGGTCAGCGAGATGGTCACCGTCACGTGAGTGCGCTCACAACCGAACGCATCGACTCGAGAAAACCGATTTTTCGCCCGATCAGTCCTCGACGGTCGGTCCGTCGAACGGCGGTAACTGCGCCTCGATCCGCTCGCGCTCGTCCTCGAGCCACTCGGGCAGCGCTAGGCTCGATCCCAGTTCCTCGCGGTCTTCGTCGGCGGTAAAGCCCGGTTCCGTCGTCGCCATCTCGAAGAGGACGCCGCCCGGTTCGCGCGTATAGACCGACTGGAAGTACGTGCGATCGATGACTTCCGAGGGGGACAGTCCGTGCTCGCCGTACGCCTCGCGCCAGCGCCGCTGTTCCTCGAGGTTTCGAGCCGTGAACGCGACGTGATGGACCGTCCCGACGCCCATTCGCCCGCGACCCGCGTCAGTTTCGACCAGATCGACGATCGA
The genomic region above belongs to Natronorubrum halophilum and contains:
- a CDS encoding COG1470 family protein, whose amino-acid sequence is MDRRRFITHVGAGLGAAGYGGTTVSAQGDDPALFEVTFVGTNSPVGGGELLEVDATIENVGGETGRTDIELVVGYSPEVEDSEMLTLGPGDSQTITLVFRAGQPSGGREEFPVRVDTGAHTVTEMVVVTDEQNGTADPALFEATNLQTNSPVGGGELLEVDAIIENVGGETGRTDIELVVGYSPEVEDSEMLTLGPGDSRAITLTFRAGQPSGGRESFPVRVDTGAHTVSEMVTVT